The following are encoded in a window of Megalops cyprinoides isolate fMegCyp1 chromosome 16, fMegCyp1.pri, whole genome shotgun sequence genomic DNA:
- the nat16l gene encoding N-acetyltransferase 16, like — protein MAKDCVGESDGLTFWLARSEDYDDVMAISEDIYWGNDYLPHRYHAWLTEPQRVVMLAKREGKLVALESGLVVDDGRTVVVEGLRVCPSERGKGVAGTVQRFTDQYIQRLYPSIQVKRLTRGDNSGPQKLAKFTLLDRRAVLSLRGESVTFDAFLSELKTKLSVKEGPAPELVVLDEGEQLRGVLLDPEITSRLQLPGGAVIQDWQPLRPIESNLEVLRRRGLTWLADRAASPTFLSFHTPPYPIPYNGGSLRLNIDLFGTGLAPARRALLSHLERVRGGLVGMVLVHVYMHRSLWEGLRDFCEVSTGVCRCRDYWEQLFLEREL, from the exons ATGGCGAAGGACTGTGTGGGCGAGAGTGACGGGCTGACCTTCTGGCTGGCGCGATCTGAGGATTACGATGACGTCATGGCCATCTCGGAGGACATATACTGGGGCAACGACTATTTGCCCCATCGCTACCACGCCTGGTTAACCGAGCCTCAGAGGGTGGTGATGCTGGcgaagagagaggggaagctg GTGGCGCTGGAGTCGGGGCTGGTGGTGGACGATGGCCGCACTGTTGTCGTGGAGGGGTTGCGGGTGTGCCCGAGCGAAAGGGGAAAGGGTGTGGCAGGGACCGTTCAGAGGTTCACAGATCAGTACATACAGCGCCTGTACCCAAGCATCCAGGTCAAGCGGTTAACCAGGGGTGACAACTCAGGGCCGCAGAAGCTGGCCAAGTTCACTCTGCTGGACAGGAGG GCAGTTCTCTCGCTTCGGGGCGAGTCGGTTACTTTTGACGCCTTCCTCTCGGAACTGAAGACCAAACTGAGCGTCAAAGAAGGACCTGCGCCAGAACTGGTGGTCCTGGACGAAGGGGAGCAGCTGAGGGGTGTGCTGCTGGACCCCGAAATTACCTCCCGCCTCCAGCTCCCCGGTGGCGCAGTCATCCAGGACTGGCAGCCGCTTCGGCCGATCGAGAGCAACCTGGAGGTCCTGCGGAGGCGGGGCCTCACCTGGTTGGCTGACAGGGCAGCGAGCCCCACCTTCCTCAGCTTCCACACCCCTCCCTACCCGATCCCGTACAACGGGGGGTCGCTGCGCCTCAACATCGACCTGTTCGGAACCGGCCTGGCGCCTGCCCGCCGGGCGCTCCTGTCCCACCTGGAGAGGGTGAGGGGTGGACTGGTGGGGATGGTGTTGGTGCACGTGTACATGCACCGGTCGCTGTGGGAGGGGCTGAGGGACTTCTGCGAGGTGAGCACGGGGGTGTGCAGGTGCAGGGACTACTGGGAGCAGCTCTTCCTGGAGAGGGAGCTGTGA